A window of Neomonachus schauinslandi unplaced genomic scaffold, ASM220157v2 HiC_scaffold_791, whole genome shotgun sequence contains these coding sequences:
- the LOC110582140 gene encoding transport and Golgi organization protein 1 homolog, whose amino-acid sequence MKVQRLLFLVLLLRCPGSPNPNLVHVVPDRFLLGPDGVGVLWKLPIITAPLGVCVFLIYIWRTILAIKPRQYAVTLQQINEKIHRVRTENRELAQEISLWELKIREGKKHLAETKSEHKFLSEEVLKLKENIEKVDEVNENLNDTLRWALAHLQIEREKKVKNQDVAQDAFEDGEQRAFRAKKRELQERRRLLEDHCNALSSLKTTQEAELKMLRRKVDIVVDFSKQRQAAAEEKVAKTRCDLEATESQLSAAVDNLKGIEEATDKY is encoded by the exons ATGAAGGTGCAGAGGCTGTTGTTCCTGGTGCTCTTGCTGCGGTGTCCCGGTTCCCCAAACCCAAAT CTTGTCCATGTTGTACCTGACCGTTTCCTTCTTGGCCCTGATGGGGTTGGAGTTCTATGGAAACTTCCCATTATCACTGCCCCCTTGGGAGTTTGTGTCTTTCTCATCTATATCTGGAGAACCATCCTCGCT ATAAAGCCTCGGCAATACGCAG taaCCTTAcaacaaataaatgagaagatcCATCGAGTTAGGACAGAAAACAGGGAGCTTGCTCAGGAAATATCCCTTTGGGAGCTGAAG ATCCGGGAAGGCAAGAAACATCTTGCAGAAACTAAGAGTGAACACAAGTTTCTCTCTGAGGAAGTTCTTAAATTGAAG GAGAACATCGAAAAGGTTGACGaagttaatgaaaatttaaatgacacCCTTCGTTGGGCACTGGCTCACTTGcaaattgagagagagaagaaggtcAAGAATCAGGATGTG GCCCAAGATGCATTCGAGGATGGAGAGCAGAGAGCCTTTAGGGCCAAAAAACGAGAACTGCAGG AACGTCGACGATTGTTGGAAGACCATTGCAATGCCCTGAGTTCTTTGAAAACAACTCAAGAAGCCGAATTGAAAATGCTGAGGAGGAAAGTGGATATCGTGGTGGATTTCTCTAAACAAAGACAAGCGGCTGCCGAAGA GAAGGTTGCAAAGACCCGCTGCGACCTGGAGGCAACAGAGAGTCAGCTGTCCGCTGCCGTGGACAATCTGAAAGGAATCGAAGAAGCAACAGACAAGTACAA